From the genome of Leptospira brenneri:
AAGAAGCTTGTGATTTGATTCGACTCCCGTCTTTTCGAGGGTAAAAAAACCTTTTCATTCCCGGGGGGAACGAGGACACTGTGAAAAATCACATTCACGGACTCGTAACAGCATGGCATTAGTCAAAAATCAGACCGAAGTTACCAATTCAACTATTGGTGAGAATTCTTACTTCAACGGTAAATTCTTTATCAATGGATCCTTAAAAATTGACGGTAAATTCGAGGGTAAATCCCTCCAAGCCGAACACCTCTATATTGGTGTTACCGGAAAGGTCAAAACCAATATCACTGCTGCCAGTGTCATCGTAGAGGGAATCGTTGTTGGAAACGTCACTGCTAGAAACCGCGTGATGCTCCTTCCTACATCCAAAATTCTAGGAGATATCAAAACTCCAGAACTCATCATCCAAAATGGGGTGATTCTAGAAGGACGTTGTATGATTTCCAACGACCTCAAACATAGTGCAAAAGACCTTATCGAATTGGAATACTCCAAAGATTCTTTAAGTGTTGAGAAGATTTTTGGGAAACAACCAAACGCAAAAGAATAATTGAAAACCATTCTGATTTCGGAAGGCGATCCAACAAGTATCAACTACGAACTTGTGGTTTCTGCCTTCCCGCTCTTGCAATCCTTAGGGAAACACCACCGCATCTACTTCATCCGAGGCTCCCACAACCTCACAGTTCCTAATTTACCTAATTTGACAAAACCTAGTTCCGAACCTGGATTTTATTCTTTTACTTGGTCTGATTCTAAAAAGTCTCGTTCCTTTGTGCTGGGAAAACCTTCCAAAACCTCAGGGAAGATGGCTTATGATTCCTTACTTGCGGCTATGGACTTACAAAAGGAATTGGAAGCGGATCTCATCACCCTTCCTCTTTCAAAAGAGTGGGTGGGAAAATCGGGGATACAGGGATTTCGTGGGCATACGGAAACCTTGGCTGCCTACTACAAAAGACCTACATTTATGATGATGAGTGGAGAAAAACTCAATGTCATTCCTCTCACCACCCACGTACCTCTCAAGGATGTGGTGAAGGAATTAAAGAAGTTTTCTTGGAAGGATCTTGGTTTTGCTCTTTCCCGCTCCCGATTTTTAAAAGACCCAAAAATTGCTTATTTGGGCCTCAACCCTCATGCGGGAGAAGGGGGAAAGATTGGGGATGAAGAATTGACCATTCTTGCTACAGGTGCCAAGACTTTACGAAAAGCAAAGTTTTCTGTAGAAGGCCCTCTTTCAGCAGATTCTGCTTTTTTGCCAGGAGCCAAACCGTACGATTTGTATTTGTCGGGGTATCACGACCAAGGACTCATCCCATTTAAATTGCTTGAAGGGAAGAAGGGAGTTAACATAACCTTAGGACTGGATTTTATTCGTGTGTCCCCCGATCATGGGACTGCCTTTGACATTGCAGGAAAAGGCATTGCAGATCCAACAGGACTTATTTCCTGTTTAGAACGATTAACGGAGAATTAAAAAAGAGATTTCATGACCTTACTAGAAGTCGTTGCCTTTCCGGTTCTTTTTATTTGGTTTGTGGGGCTTTTACTCACTCTCTTCCGTAGAGATTTGGAATCCCATTGGAAGTTTTTTTTCTTTCTCGTGTTTTGTTTTTATTTGGTTCAATTTTTTCCTGAATTTTGGGAAGGGGTGGCTCGTTGGAAAGAAAATCCTAAAGCGGAAGTTCTTCTTTGGATTTCTGCCATGGGAAATTCGATTTATGTATTTTTGTTTTTTCTCTGGCCTCTCGTTCTCATTCGAATTTATTATTCCGCATCCAATAACTTAAGTAAAACCTTGATCCCTGCGCTTGCTTATGGGACGGTTCTGTATTGGGCATTATTTTTTCTTTGGACCATCTATTCTAAAGAATTCAATGTTTGGCTTCATCAAATTTTCACAAATAAATAAATTACAAAGGGCATACAATGGCAGTTCCATTTATAGATATCAAACGATTTGAACCAGGGTTTTTGGACACCTGGAATGAAAAAGTAAAGTCCATGTCGCAAAACGCGCAGTTTATCGGTGGAAACGAAGTTTCTGATTTAGAAGCAGGTCTTGCTTCCTTTGCAGAAACAAAGTATGCGATTGGTTGTGCTAACGGAACGGATGCTTTGCAGCTTGCTCTTCGTGCAGTGGGAGTTGGTCGTGGGGATAAAGTTTTGTTACCTGACTCTACCTTCTGGGCAACCTTCGAAGCGGTTGTGAACGTAGGTGGAGATCCTTACACTATTGATACCAATCCAAATGACTTACAAATGGATTTCCAAGTGTTCCAGGAAGCTGTAGAAAAAGTAAAACCAAAAGCGGCACTTGTGGTGCATCTTTACGGTTGGGGAACAGCAAAGATCGAAGAACTCCGCAAATTCTGTAAAGAAAAGAATGTGGCTCTGATTGAAGATGGGGCTCAGTGTTTTGGAGTGAAGTTTGGTGGAAAGTCTATTTACAAAGATGCACTCATCTCAACGACTTCTTTTTATCCTGCAAAGGTCTTAGGTGCTGCCGGTGATGGTGGTGCTGTATTTACAAATGATGAAGAGTTATCAGTTGTGACACGTCGTCTTGTAAACCATGGAAGAACTTCTCATTACGAACATGGGCTTGTGGGTTGGAACTCAAGACTTGATTCTTTGCAAGCAGCTTTTCTCAATTTATCTTTGAAACACTTACAAGCTAGAATCGACTCTCGAAAAAAATCGCAAAACGTATACTACAAAGAACTTCCAGGTCTTGGGGTTGGAGTGATCCAACCACCAAAAGGTTATGATGAAAATGGATACTGTAACGTTACTTTGGTGGATCCAGAAGTCCGTCCTAAAATCGAAGCCGTATTAAAAGACAAAGGAATTGGATTTGGAAATATTTATCCAGGTGCTATGTCTGACCAACCGGGAGCCAAACCATATTTGATCGAACGATTTGGAAAAGATGGGAATGCGGCTAGAATCTCGAAATCGGTTCTTAACTTTCCACTATTTGCCTATATGACAGATGGTGAATTGGATGAAGTGTTCAGTGCAATCAAAGCATACAACGCAAACAAATAGATAATGGAAAAGTTTAGAGTCGGAGTTTTTCTATTCTTTCTACTCATATTAGCGGTGCTTACTTTTAGTTTGTCTAAAAGTTGGCGCCTTTATGATGATGGGTATGAAGTGACTGTAGAAACTC
Proteins encoded in this window:
- a CDS encoding bactofilin family protein, whose amino-acid sequence is MALVKNQTEVTNSTIGENSYFNGKFFINGSLKIDGKFEGKSLQAEHLYIGVTGKVKTNITAASVIVEGIVVGNVTARNRVMLLPTSKILGDIKTPELIIQNGVILEGRCMISNDLKHSAKDLIELEYSKDSLSVEKIFGKQPNAKE
- a CDS encoding PdxA family dehydrogenase; the protein is MKTILISEGDPTSINYELVVSAFPLLQSLGKHHRIYFIRGSHNLTVPNLPNLTKPSSEPGFYSFTWSDSKKSRSFVLGKPSKTSGKMAYDSLLAAMDLQKELEADLITLPLSKEWVGKSGIQGFRGHTETLAAYYKRPTFMMMSGEKLNVIPLTTHVPLKDVVKELKKFSWKDLGFALSRSRFLKDPKIAYLGLNPHAGEGGKIGDEELTILATGAKTLRKAKFSVEGPLSADSAFLPGAKPYDLYLSGYHDQGLIPFKLLEGKKGVNITLGLDFIRVSPDHGTAFDIAGKGIADPTGLISCLERLTEN
- a CDS encoding DegT/DnrJ/EryC1/StrS family aminotransferase, coding for MAVPFIDIKRFEPGFLDTWNEKVKSMSQNAQFIGGNEVSDLEAGLASFAETKYAIGCANGTDALQLALRAVGVGRGDKVLLPDSTFWATFEAVVNVGGDPYTIDTNPNDLQMDFQVFQEAVEKVKPKAALVVHLYGWGTAKIEELRKFCKEKNVALIEDGAQCFGVKFGGKSIYKDALISTTSFYPAKVLGAAGDGGAVFTNDEELSVVTRRLVNHGRTSHYEHGLVGWNSRLDSLQAAFLNLSLKHLQARIDSRKKSQNVYYKELPGLGVGVIQPPKGYDENGYCNVTLVDPEVRPKIEAVLKDKGIGFGNIYPGAMSDQPGAKPYLIERFGKDGNAARISKSVLNFPLFAYMTDGELDEVFSAIKAYNANK